The following proteins are encoded in a genomic region of Opitutus sp.:
- a CDS encoding SUF system NifU family Fe-S cluster assembly protein, whose amino-acid sequence MSDLSDLYQSVILDHNKRPRNRGKPPTANRVATGDNPSCGDNCTVYLHLDPSSRIDAIGFEGSGCAISQASTSLMTTLVKGKTPAEAEALFNDFKSIVTTGQAPEEISDLAAFAGVHAFPARIKCATLGWHATLEALKQPASA is encoded by the coding sequence ATGTCCGACCTCAGCGACCTTTATCAATCGGTGATCCTTGACCACAACAAGCGCCCCCGCAACCGGGGCAAGCCGCCCACCGCCAACCGGGTGGCCACCGGAGACAATCCGAGTTGCGGCGACAACTGCACGGTTTACCTGCACCTCGACCCCAGTAGCCGGATCGATGCGATTGGTTTTGAGGGCTCGGGATGCGCCATTTCGCAGGCCAGCACCTCGCTGATGACCACCCTAGTCAAAGGCAAAACGCCCGCCGAAGCCGAGGCGCTTTTTAACGATTTTAAATCCATCGTCACCACCGGCCAAGCGCCCGAAGAGATCAGTGATCTGGCGGCCTTCGCCGGCGTGCATGCCTTCCCGGCGCGTATTAAATGCGCCACCCTCGGCTGGCACGCCACGCTCGAAGCCCTCAAGCAGCCCGCCTCCGCATAA
- a CDS encoding response regulator, producing MIHPFNTSPSASLIRRLVLGLAGLAVALAAGVLFLGGDPFGSGDIRSIETVPVVLGLGVLGCVLIAIEQGYRNAAWLALGPALLGLVSLVENELGQVSGLEAWITSALTGESVRAVGHMPLVAAITLILIGGLLPWLVSNYSEMRRLLALAIGGSLLGAIGITTLIGYSLNFSVGYRWGSSLNLPPVVAVIMLLSGCAGLLLAWAEHSQRKVAPPAWLPVPVIITCAMFTVILWAGLRERETAYLGANAQLAINSLAGTINAEFERHAGSLERMARRWTADTADGLWEADAVTWLGEAPGALSLARVAPTGATVWYYPRAGNEHLIAFNQFVVYERRATLNKVSLSGGPMATGTLAIDGHGPGFVMYAPIYRSSMLVGYIAAEFTYQRFFEELNQRLQLSTQHRCAVYLGDDRLYASAKLGAPSTDGQLSLESVFTVQNRRLRIAMEPNEESVRKNRRYLPELSLFAGMGITLLLGLSIHLARTARAGLVAAETSNQLLRSENDERRRVEAMLKVSDERLRLTLDATVVGIFEWDCRLNTLHFSRSVWAMLGQLTGNEYTTPAAWQALIHAEDLAGYEATLQTQLNGLNAFIDPVYRVRTDTGVWRWLYMRSKIVAYSTSGEPDRIVGTLQDVTFRREAEQALLASQAAARKLSLVASRTDNPVFIIKPDGLIEWVNDSFERVTEFSFAEVVGRNPVGFTAGPETCAHTLRRIRCALGRGQGVSTDIVIYSKSGRKYHVQIEIQPIRNQSGVLENFIAIASDITVRVETENALRRAKTEADSASRAKSEFLASMSHEIRTPMNGVIGMTSLLLDTPLNPEQRDSVNTIRTSGEALLSIINDLLDFSKIESGKLELDQDAFEIGTCVEETLDLFSGQAADRRLEVASYIDPAVPQMVIGDVNRIRQILSNLINNAVKFTPSGSINVTVGLAEADVAQPPLCANHLRLAIAVRDSGIGISAEGIDRLFKPFSQVDSSTTRKYGGTGLGLAICQRLCLLMGGRIGVTSELNKGSTFTFTVQVEPVVGGFSAPSLPPELASGPVLCVDDNPVNLARLSAFFRSHGVAVLPAANAQVAAALLKECSPVAAVLDLELPEIAGTPPLHEALVGGGIPLVGLLISSCVAAPSWTAQARFAAVSRPLRNFALNRALHALFPSSTSVPTFSLSSQEPLLAAQIPLRVLLVEDNLVNQRVALRLLDRLGYQADAVANGLEAVAAVARHPYQLVFMDLQMPEMDGFDAARIIRKKESAHPQPCIIALTANALQSDRDACLAAGMNDFITKPIKLGDVDEVIRRNFSGAS from the coding sequence ATGATTCATCCCTTTAACACGAGTCCTTCGGCCTCATTGATCCGGCGTCTGGTGCTCGGCCTGGCGGGGCTCGCCGTGGCCTTGGCAGCGGGGGTGCTGTTTCTCGGGGGCGACCCCTTTGGCTCCGGAGACATTCGCAGCATCGAGACGGTGCCGGTCGTCTTGGGGCTGGGGGTGTTGGGGTGTGTCTTGATCGCCATCGAGCAGGGGTATCGCAATGCGGCGTGGTTGGCGCTGGGGCCTGCGCTGCTGGGTTTGGTTTCATTGGTTGAAAATGAGTTGGGGCAGGTTTCCGGGCTGGAGGCGTGGATCACCTCGGCGCTGACAGGCGAGAGCGTGCGCGCCGTCGGGCACATGCCGCTGGTCGCCGCCATTACCCTTATTTTGATCGGGGGTTTGTTGCCGTGGCTGGTCAGCAATTATAGCGAAATGCGGCGACTGCTCGCCCTGGCCATCGGCGGTTCGCTCTTGGGCGCAATCGGCATCACCACGCTGATCGGTTATTCGCTGAATTTTTCGGTGGGCTATCGCTGGGGCTCGAGCCTCAATCTGCCACCGGTGGTGGCGGTGATCATGTTGTTGAGTGGCTGCGCGGGGCTGCTGCTCGCGTGGGCCGAGCATAGTCAGCGCAAGGTCGCCCCGCCTGCCTGGTTGCCCGTTCCGGTGATTATCACCTGTGCGATGTTCACGGTTATTCTATGGGCGGGACTGCGTGAGCGGGAAACCGCGTATCTGGGGGCCAATGCCCAGCTCGCCATCAACAGCCTCGCGGGCACGATCAATGCCGAGTTTGAGCGCCACGCCGGCAGTCTGGAGCGTATGGCCCGGCGTTGGACTGCGGATACGGCTGACGGGTTATGGGAAGCCGATGCGGTCACCTGGTTGGGCGAGGCACCCGGGGCGCTTTCCTTGGCGCGAGTCGCGCCCACGGGAGCGACGGTCTGGTATTATCCACGCGCGGGCAACGAGCACCTCATCGCGTTCAACCAGTTTGTGGTGTACGAGCGGCGTGCAACCCTCAACAAAGTGTCTCTGAGCGGGGGCCCAATGGCGACGGGCACGTTGGCCATCGACGGCCACGGCCCTGGTTTCGTTATGTACGCGCCCATTTATCGCTCGAGCATGCTGGTCGGCTACATCGCAGCCGAGTTTACCTACCAACGCTTTTTCGAGGAGCTCAACCAGCGCCTGCAGTTAAGTACGCAGCACCGGTGTGCGGTTTATCTGGGCGACGACCGTCTTTACGCCTCCGCTAAACTTGGTGCGCCCAGCACCGATGGTCAGCTCTCGTTGGAGTCCGTGTTTACCGTGCAGAACCGGCGGCTGCGCATCGCCATGGAGCCCAACGAGGAATCGGTGCGAAAAAATCGCCGCTACCTGCCCGAGTTATCCCTCTTCGCTGGCATGGGTATCACCCTGTTGCTCGGTTTGAGTATCCACTTGGCGCGCACGGCGCGGGCCGGCTTGGTGGCCGCCGAAACCAGCAACCAACTCCTTCGTTCCGAAAACGATGAACGGCGCCGGGTCGAGGCGATGTTGAAGGTGTCCGATGAGCGTTTGCGTCTCACCCTGGATGCAACCGTCGTGGGTATCTTCGAGTGGGACTGCCGCTTGAACACCCTTCATTTCAGTAGAAGCGTATGGGCGATGCTCGGCCAATTGACCGGCAATGAGTACACCACCCCGGCGGCGTGGCAGGCGCTGATTCATGCCGAGGATTTGGCTGGCTATGAGGCCACGCTGCAGACGCAGCTCAACGGCTTGAACGCCTTTATTGACCCCGTGTATCGGGTGCGCACCGACACCGGGGTGTGGCGCTGGCTCTACATGCGCTCCAAGATCGTGGCCTATTCCACCTCGGGCGAACCGGATCGTATCGTCGGAACCCTGCAGGACGTGACCTTCCGGCGCGAAGCCGAGCAGGCCTTGCTCGCGAGCCAGGCCGCCGCGCGCAAACTCTCGCTGGTCGCCAGTCGCACGGACAATCCCGTGTTTATCATCAAACCCGATGGCCTCATCGAGTGGGTCAACGACTCCTTTGAGCGGGTCACGGAGTTCAGTTTTGCGGAAGTTGTCGGCCGCAACCCGGTGGGCTTTACCGCGGGGCCGGAAACCTGTGCGCACACGCTGCGGCGCATTCGCTGCGCACTCGGACGCGGCCAGGGTGTTTCCACCGACATCGTTATTTATTCCAAGTCGGGGCGGAAGTACCACGTGCAAATCGAGATTCAGCCCATCCGCAACCAGAGCGGGGTGCTGGAAAACTTCATCGCGATTGCCTCCGACATCACCGTGCGCGTTGAAACTGAAAACGCGCTACGCCGAGCCAAAACCGAGGCCGATTCCGCCTCGCGGGCCAAGAGCGAGTTCCTCGCCTCGATGTCGCACGAGATCCGCACGCCGATGAATGGCGTCATTGGCATGACCAGTCTGCTGCTGGACACGCCGCTCAACCCGGAGCAACGCGACTCGGTTAACACGATTCGCACCAGCGGCGAGGCCCTGCTGTCCATTATCAACGACCTGCTGGATTTCTCCAAAATTGAGTCGGGTAAACTGGAGCTCGACCAGGATGCCTTTGAGATCGGGACCTGTGTGGAGGAAACGCTCGATCTGTTCTCCGGCCAAGCCGCGGACCGCCGCCTTGAAGTGGCTTCGTACATCGATCCTGCGGTGCCGCAGATGGTTATCGGTGACGTGAACCGGATCCGGCAGATTCTCTCCAACCTGATCAACAACGCAGTCAAGTTTACCCCCTCGGGAAGCATTAACGTCACGGTGGGCTTGGCCGAAGCGGACGTTGCCCAGCCGCCGCTGTGCGCCAACCACCTGCGCCTTGCGATCGCGGTGCGTGATAGCGGAATTGGCATTTCCGCCGAGGGCATTGACCGGCTGTTTAAGCCGTTCTCGCAGGTCGATTCCTCGACCACCCGCAAGTATGGTGGCACCGGCCTGGGGTTGGCGATTTGCCAGCGTCTTTGCCTGCTCATGGGTGGGCGCATCGGCGTCACCAGTGAGCTCAATAAAGGTTCTACGTTCACCTTCACGGTTCAAGTCGAGCCGGTGGTGGGCGGTTTTTCAGCTCCCAGCCTGCCGCCGGAATTGGCCTCGGGGCCGGTCCTGTGCGTCGACGACAACCCGGTTAACCTCGCCCGCTTGAGCGCCTTTTTCCGCTCGCATGGAGTGGCTGTTTTGCCTGCGGCCAACGCGCAAGTCGCCGCCGCCTTACTCAAAGAATGCAGCCCGGTGGCGGCCGTACTCGATTTGGAACTGCCCGAAATTGCCGGTACGCCGCCGCTGCATGAAGCCCTGGTGGGCGGCGGAATTCCGCTTGTTGGCCTGCTCATCAGCAGCTGCGTGGCTGCTCCAAGCTGGACGGCGCAGGCGCGCTTCGCCGCCGTGTCCCGGCCGCTGCGCAACTTCGCGCTGAACCGGGCGCTACACGCGCTCTTCCCGTCGAGTACCTCCGTGCCGACCTTTAGCCTGTCCTCGCAGGAACCCCTGCTTGCCGCCCAAATTCCGCTGCGTGTGCTGCTCGTCGAGGACAACCTCGTTAACCAGCGCGTCGCGCTCCGCCTGCTCGATCGCCTGGGTTACCAGGCCGACGCTGTCGCCAACGGGCTTGAGGCGGTCGCAGCCGTCGCTCGGCACCCCTACCAGCTTGTGTTCATGGATCTGCAAATGCCCGAGATGGACGGCTTCGATGCGGCGCGGATTATCCGCAAAAAAGAGTCAGCCCACCCGCAGCCGTGCATCATCGCGCTGACCGCCAACGCGCTGCAGTCCGACCGCGACGCGTGCCTAGCTGCTGGCATGAACGACTTCATCACTAAACCCATCAAGCTGGGCGATGTTGACGAGGTGATCCGGCGTAATTTCTCCGGCGCGAGCTAA
- a CDS encoding AsmA-like C-terminal region-containing protein, whose amino-acid sequence MAFRQAWKVSWWVTRLGARAVLWAGWLLLLSVLAAQLYVLSSRHILLPESARHAIETRLAEHGLRVKLGLVRIDFSGDVRCEDVRVGPISMEDPLVTAGSVYTNIDLWSLLVGELSLSEVRVSGMDLHLPGMQSLSGVDEVMVGDVDLELHRSGREIVLSHLAGYIRQVPVQVYGRFPTPRGQEGAQRASLQEQVKTFSAAWLGVARQIQAADSWLGAFDTPRVDIKLTAMGNAGAQAKVEFRAVGIDLGKLPGGATGFLFGVRADSTLPLSELGRVPLDIEGAVASLQLPKEITAQGLAFRLSGAPGGAYGFAPSLLEMEFASLRWREIEIGPLASTASQPEDGRFAVDVSLTLAGAPWRVQGTVEPKTGTAEVALDGFVDAATLTFAGRQIGRELGNLLIPAQPAPLHVKASFAPGWKLAQAQGSLHSGHVLVGGVPLAETGAEFTYDGKRVFCDNLVLRLGDSLAHGSYEMDAQTLDFRFLLTGGLRPMGIDKWFHSWWSDFWSTFTFNASLPVADVDVLGRWGDLTATQVFVQADCADTGLKGVTFERVRTRLYLRPHWFDIRHFDVTRAGHGAQGWLSRTLNLDKNTWTTMEFEVDSTLPLETIGELFKQESAELLAPYAFTVPPQLKLSGRVDSAAAVGGKHEHIDIDLSSTGAMTYHGFPLADLKVKALLRDERIELPELAVVFARGGAKGTALVQGPADARRLSFNIALADANLGAAMQAVAQLQPNTAAVPAVSESGKAARARQTLYDQGKLDLTLAAEGMYTDFFSFNGNGRAVIHGSELGQLNLFGPLSEALSGTLINLGSFSLNRVEAPFALQGERLRFDELRITGPSALIQAKGFYRLRDGTLDFTTKVFPFDENSSVVGNAVGFVLTPFSRALEVKLTGMLNSPSWIFAYGPSRLLNSLIGGEKNNASPSVSTAPPSPPSTPSTPSTPPNVDTATPNALRQ is encoded by the coding sequence ATGGCATTTCGGCAGGCATGGAAAGTGAGCTGGTGGGTGACTCGCCTCGGGGCCCGCGCGGTCCTTTGGGCGGGTTGGCTGCTGCTGCTCAGCGTCCTTGCCGCGCAGCTGTATGTGTTGTCCTCGCGGCACATCTTGCTGCCCGAGTCTGCCCGGCATGCCATCGAAACGCGGCTGGCCGAGCACGGGCTGAGGGTGAAGCTGGGCCTGGTTCGCATCGATTTTTCCGGTGATGTTCGCTGCGAGGATGTACGCGTTGGGCCCATTTCGATGGAGGACCCCTTGGTTACGGCCGGTTCGGTTTATACCAACATCGATCTTTGGAGTCTGCTCGTCGGTGAGCTGAGTCTGAGTGAGGTGCGGGTCAGTGGGATGGATCTGCATTTACCCGGGATGCAATCGCTGTCGGGAGTGGACGAAGTGATGGTGGGTGACGTGGACCTGGAGCTACACCGGTCTGGACGCGAAATCGTTTTGTCGCACCTGGCTGGTTACATTCGCCAAGTCCCGGTGCAAGTTTACGGGCGGTTTCCGACTCCGCGCGGGCAGGAGGGGGCGCAGCGTGCGAGCCTCCAGGAGCAGGTTAAAACCTTTAGCGCGGCGTGGCTGGGAGTTGCCCGGCAGATTCAGGCCGCCGACAGCTGGCTGGGGGCCTTTGATACCCCGCGCGTGGACATTAAACTCACGGCGATGGGCAATGCGGGGGCGCAGGCGAAGGTGGAGTTCCGCGCAGTAGGGATCGATCTGGGTAAATTGCCAGGCGGGGCGACCGGTTTTCTGTTCGGGGTACGCGCCGACAGCACGCTGCCGCTAAGCGAACTGGGCCGAGTGCCCTTGGACATCGAAGGTGCGGTTGCGTCGCTGCAACTGCCGAAGGAAATCACGGCGCAGGGGCTGGCGTTCCGGCTCAGTGGGGCGCCCGGCGGGGCGTATGGATTTGCGCCGAGCCTGCTGGAAATGGAGTTCGCCTCGTTGCGGTGGCGCGAGATCGAAATCGGGCCGCTTGCCAGTACGGCCAGCCAACCCGAGGACGGCCGTTTTGCGGTCGACGTTTCCCTGACGCTGGCGGGCGCGCCCTGGCGGGTACAAGGCACGGTGGAGCCCAAAACCGGGACGGCCGAGGTGGCGCTGGATGGCTTCGTCGATGCGGCCACGCTCACCTTCGCGGGGCGCCAGATCGGGCGAGAGTTGGGGAATTTGCTCATCCCCGCGCAGCCGGCCCCGCTGCATGTAAAGGCATCGTTCGCGCCGGGCTGGAAACTCGCGCAGGCGCAGGGGAGCTTGCACAGTGGGCACGTGTTGGTGGGCGGGGTGCCGCTCGCTGAGACGGGCGCGGAGTTCACCTACGACGGCAAGCGGGTTTTCTGCGACAATCTGGTGCTGCGGCTGGGCGATAGTTTGGCTCACGGCAGCTATGAGATGGACGCACAGACGTTGGACTTTCGCTTCTTGCTCACCGGTGGGCTGCGGCCGATGGGCATCGATAAGTGGTTTCATAGTTGGTGGAGCGATTTCTGGAGCACGTTTACCTTTAATGCCTCCTTGCCCGTGGCTGATGTGGATGTGCTGGGGCGCTGGGGCGATCTGACGGCGACACAGGTTTTTGTTCAGGCGGACTGCGCCGATACCGGGCTAAAGGGCGTGACTTTCGAGCGCGTGCGTACGCGGCTGTACCTGAGGCCGCACTGGTTCGACATCCGCCACTTCGACGTCACCCGTGCGGGTCACGGGGCGCAAGGGTGGCTCTCGCGCACGCTCAATCTTGATAAAAACACGTGGACGACGATGGAGTTCGAGGTCGATTCCACGCTGCCGTTGGAGACGATTGGGGAGTTGTTTAAGCAGGAGTCCGCTGAGTTGCTCGCGCCCTATGCCTTCACGGTGCCACCGCAGTTGAAATTAAGCGGCCGGGTCGACAGCGCGGCTGCGGTGGGCGGCAAACATGAGCACATCGACATCGATTTGAGTTCGACCGGGGCGATGACCTACCACGGTTTCCCGCTGGCCGACCTGAAGGTCAAAGCGCTCTTGCGCGACGAACGCATTGAGTTGCCCGAGCTGGCGGTGGTTTTCGCCCGGGGCGGTGCCAAAGGCACGGCGCTCGTGCAGGGGCCGGCGGACGCGCGCCGGTTGTCGTTTAATATCGCTCTGGCCGACGCCAATCTTGGCGCCGCGATGCAGGCGGTGGCGCAGTTGCAGCCGAATACTGCCGCGGTCCCCGCGGTGAGCGAATCCGGCAAGGCCGCGCGGGCCCGGCAGACGCTTTATGACCAGGGGAAACTGGATCTCACGCTCGCGGCGGAGGGCATGTACACGGACTTTTTTAGTTTTAACGGCAACGGACGCGCGGTGATCCATGGCTCGGAACTGGGGCAGTTGAATTTGTTCGGGCCGCTGTCCGAGGCCTTGAGTGGGACCTTGATTAATTTAGGGAGCTTTTCGCTCAACCGGGTCGAGGCGCCCTTCGCGCTGCAGGGAGAGCGGTTGCGGTTCGACGAGCTGCGTATCACCGGGCCGAGCGCGTTGATCCAGGCCAAGGGTTTTTATCGGTTGCGGGACGGCACGCTGGATTTCACGACGAAGGTTTTCCCGTTCGACGAAAATTCGTCGGTGGTGGGCAATGCTGTTGGCTTTGTGCTGACGCCCTTCTCGCGGGCGTTGGAGGTGAAGCTGACTGGCATGTTGAACAGCCCGTCGTGGATCTTTGCCTACGGCCCCAGTCGCCTGCTCAATTCGCTGATCGGCGGCGAAAAAAACAATGCTTCTCCGAGTGTCTCCACCGCACCGCCAAGCCCGCCCAGCACGCCCAGCACGCCCAGCACGCCGCCAAACGTAGACACTGCGACGCCAAATGCCCTTAGGCAGTAA
- a CDS encoding DUF4340 domain-containing protein: MRTKVTLVLLLLNVALLAVIIYARREWQAEQESARFSKRVLGNEAIGTNSLEITSEGKTQRIRLERPSDNAPWELKDPINWPANDFAVRRIIHELEFLEAETSFAVEGLAANGQSLADYGLKPSKLTLTFTRPSAVPGAPALSTRLEIGDTTKVGNRLYVLSPDGKKVHVVGRSLAESLVVGMEELRTDTLFTIPVFEVRSLGMQNAAPAPRVRLRRDGAQWAFEAPIVTRANKAPTEVVISGLNRLRAVDFLAAAPVSESGLDKPVMRVTVEGNSRRETLLVGRVYPVKIAVKKDDAKKDPAPATAYYARMEDRTQVFVTTIPDSLFETLRRAQETLREPRILDFDPSLVTTVTLGAPGQREPLVLRRNDTTGWQIVSAAGGPALAADTTLITHLLQRLALLTVASPVPGESGYLRDAPSDAEIENFGFNLPQREITLTLAPVAAANGGLAAPRRLTVQIGVSSQQGGTLQARVLGQSFIYAVAADTLNGLPVAPLFYRDRTVRTLPEGARITGLKLVANASPEQPLVNLSLAEGQTWEAALAAEPEARRAALKTVMEGLTTLRAKQFVSDAFTPTTLVDGQPTPWKYALEATLALGGATDAPQKSVTTLQIAERSGGGAQLAGSAEFGVVFSVEQTLLDALWLLTYGARDPGPPAAPLVPVVPAAPAATTAPVVPADPSVPAAPAVPAATEAPVVPASVPVVPVAAP, translated from the coding sequence ATGCGCACCAAAGTCACGCTTGTCCTGCTCCTCCTGAATGTCGCTTTGCTGGCGGTGATCATCTACGCCCGCCGCGAGTGGCAGGCGGAGCAAGAATCCGCCCGGTTCAGCAAACGCGTCCTCGGCAATGAGGCCATCGGCACGAACTCCCTGGAAATCACCTCGGAGGGCAAGACCCAGCGCATTCGGCTGGAACGCCCTAGCGACAACGCGCCGTGGGAGCTCAAGGACCCCATCAACTGGCCGGCCAACGATTTTGCCGTGCGGCGCATCATTCACGAACTCGAGTTCCTGGAAGCGGAGACGAGTTTCGCCGTCGAGGGATTGGCGGCCAACGGCCAGTCGTTGGCCGACTACGGGCTCAAGCCGTCGAAGCTGACGCTGACCTTCACGCGCCCGTCCGCCGTGCCTGGGGCGCCGGCGCTGTCCACGCGGCTGGAAATTGGCGACACCACGAAGGTGGGTAATCGCCTGTATGTGCTCTCGCCCGACGGCAAGAAGGTCCACGTGGTGGGGCGGAGTCTGGCGGAGAGTTTGGTCGTGGGCATGGAGGAGCTGCGAACCGACACGTTGTTTACGATCCCGGTTTTTGAAGTGCGCTCGCTGGGGATGCAGAATGCGGCGCCCGCCCCGCGGGTGCGCCTGCGCCGCGATGGGGCACAGTGGGCCTTTGAGGCACCGATTGTGACCCGCGCCAACAAGGCGCCCACCGAAGTGGTGATTAGCGGACTGAACCGGCTGCGCGCGGTTGATTTCCTGGCGGCTGCGCCCGTGTCGGAGAGCGGTTTGGACAAGCCGGTGATGCGGGTGACGGTGGAGGGCAACAGCCGCCGCGAAACCTTGCTGGTGGGGCGTGTTTATCCGGTTAAAATCGCCGTGAAAAAGGACGACGCAAAGAAGGATCCGGCGCCCGCCACCGCGTACTACGCGCGGATGGAGGATCGCACCCAAGTCTTCGTGACCACGATTCCGGACAGCCTGTTTGAAACCCTGCGCCGCGCCCAAGAGACCCTGCGCGAGCCGCGTATTCTGGACTTTGACCCGAGCTTGGTGACCACCGTAACCCTTGGCGCGCCTGGCCAGCGTGAGCCGCTGGTGCTGCGTCGCAACGACACCACCGGTTGGCAGATCGTGTCCGCTGCTGGCGGCCCAGCCCTCGCGGCCGACACCACGCTGATTACCCACCTGCTCCAGCGCCTTGCGCTGCTCACGGTGGCCTCCCCGGTGCCGGGTGAGTCGGGTTACCTGCGCGATGCGCCGTCGGATGCCGAGATCGAGAATTTCGGGTTTAACCTGCCCCAGCGTGAAATCACGCTGACCCTGGCGCCTGTCGCCGCCGCCAATGGCGGGCTGGCTGCGCCTCGTCGACTGACGGTGCAAATCGGGGTGAGCAGCCAGCAGGGCGGCACCTTGCAGGCGCGCGTATTGGGGCAATCGTTTATCTACGCAGTGGCCGCTGATACGCTTAACGGCCTGCCGGTCGCGCCGTTGTTTTACCGTGACCGCACGGTTCGCACCCTTCCCGAGGGCGCCCGCATCACCGGGCTCAAACTCGTGGCCAACGCCTCACCCGAGCAGCCGCTCGTCAACCTGAGCCTGGCCGAAGGACAGACGTGGGAGGCCGCACTCGCTGCCGAACCTGAGGCGCGCCGTGCCGCCCTGAAGACCGTGATGGAAGGGCTGACGACCCTGCGCGCCAAACAATTCGTGAGTGATGCGTTCACGCCGACCACGCTCGTCGATGGACAGCCCACACCTTGGAAATACGCGCTGGAGGCCACACTCGCGCTTGGCGGTGCGACCGATGCGCCGCAAAAAAGCGTCACCACACTCCAGATCGCCGAACGCTCGGGCGGTGGCGCCCAGTTGGCCGGATCGGCTGAATTTGGGGTGGTCTTTTCCGTCGAGCAAACCCTGCTCGATGCCCTGTGGCTGCTGACCTACGGCGCACGTGATCCCGGCCCGCCTGCGGCGCCTTTGGTTCCTGTCGTCCCTGCGGCCCCAGCCGCCACAACGGCGCCTGTGGTTCCAGCAGACCCTTCAGTTCCTGCGGCGCCCGCCGTTCCTGCAGCCACGGAAGCCCCTGTGGTGCCTGCTTCAGTCCCCGTGGTCCCCGTCGCCGCTCCTTAA
- a CDS encoding GldG family protein yields MAKITSFRTVRWVRTFNLLAQVVLFVSLFAGLNYLAIHYGWRFDLTTNHRHSLSPETRAYLKNLTEPVRVIVTLNADSDNEQVNHAHRDVTGLLREYGFATAGNARGKVTTEFIDVFQRRREAELLGIDQPNTILVLCGDRRRVVGLDELYRVENQEKKAFRGEQAFTAAILDVSSPTKKKIYFLTGHGEMAVDDVSPARGLSALDAELKARNFAVDSLDLSLSRKIPDDAAVLVIVGQQGRFDAAEQELLRQYLSNRAGRILALLAPGYPTGLDDLFFDWGVLVDDVVVFDSGTSAQSETGDLILPALEKDHPITSSLLSYKIPLRFGLSRSVRPDPGRTLDTNLEVKPLVATSEQAWGERNYRERGTPKYDVGVDMPGRIMVVTASERRTARSNLPFTVPGGRLVTFGSADWIANGRLGVIGNLTFFMAAINWTTDRDIDLNVPARPIEKFQLALSQEQLQRLRFSLIFILPGLAATLGIVVYITRRN; encoded by the coding sequence ATGGCCAAGATAACCTCCTTCCGCACGGTCCGCTGGGTGCGCACCTTTAACCTGCTCGCGCAGGTCGTGCTTTTTGTGTCGTTGTTCGCCGGTCTCAACTACCTAGCCATTCACTACGGCTGGCGCTTTGACCTCACGACGAATCACCGCCACTCGCTCTCGCCGGAGACACGCGCGTACCTGAAAAACCTGACGGAGCCTGTGCGCGTTATCGTCACGCTCAATGCCGACAGTGACAACGAGCAGGTGAACCACGCGCACCGCGATGTGACGGGATTGCTGAGGGAGTACGGTTTCGCCACAGCGGGTAACGCCCGTGGCAAGGTCACCACCGAGTTTATCGACGTGTTCCAGCGGCGGCGCGAGGCGGAGCTGCTCGGGATCGACCAGCCCAACACCATTCTTGTGCTCTGCGGGGACCGGCGCCGGGTGGTGGGGCTCGACGAGCTTTACCGCGTGGAAAACCAGGAGAAAAAGGCGTTCCGAGGCGAACAGGCGTTCACTGCGGCGATCCTCGATGTCTCCAGCCCGACGAAGAAAAAAATCTATTTCCTCACCGGCCATGGCGAGATGGCCGTGGATGACGTGAGTCCGGCGCGCGGGCTGTCGGCGCTCGATGCGGAGCTGAAGGCGCGCAACTTCGCGGTCGATTCGCTGGATTTATCGCTGTCGCGCAAAATTCCAGACGACGCCGCCGTGCTGGTGATTGTTGGGCAGCAGGGGCGCTTTGATGCCGCCGAGCAGGAGTTGCTGCGCCAGTACCTCTCGAACCGAGCGGGGCGCATCCTGGCGTTGCTGGCACCCGGTTATCCGACCGGGCTGGACGACCTTTTCTTTGACTGGGGCGTGTTGGTGGACGATGTGGTGGTATTTGATTCAGGGACCTCCGCGCAGAGCGAGACGGGCGACCTGATCTTGCCCGCTTTGGAAAAAGACCACCCGATCACCAGCTCGCTGTTGAGTTATAAAATCCCCCTGCGCTTCGGGTTATCGCGCTCAGTGCGCCCCGATCCGGGCCGTACCCTCGACACCAATCTGGAGGTGAAGCCGCTGGTCGCCACCTCTGAGCAGGCGTGGGGCGAGCGTAACTACCGTGAGCGCGGCACGCCCAAGTACGACGTCGGCGTCGATATGCCGGGGCGCATCATGGTGGTCACTGCTTCCGAGCGCCGCACGGCCCGCAGTAACCTGCCGTTCACCGTTCCCGGTGGCCGGTTGGTCACCTTTGGCAGCGCGGACTGGATCGCCAACGGGCGACTCGGGGTGATCGGTAACCTCACGTTTTTCATGGCAGCGATCAACTGGACGACCGACCGCGACATCGACCTGAATGTACCGGCCCGGCCGATCGAGAAGTTCCAGCTCGCCCTGAGCCAGGAGCAGCTGCAGCGCCTGCGCTTCAGCCTTATTTTTATCCTGCCCGGCCTCGCTGCCACCCTCGGGATCGTCGTTTACATTACCCGTCGCAACTAA